One segment of Setaria viridis chromosome 4, Setaria_viridis_v4.0, whole genome shotgun sequence DNA contains the following:
- the LOC117853601 gene encoding uncharacterized protein — MAKDLSQEFGAHVTVAAFSPTSEPKAYGAPTADSFLRTYLPEIHSSSSPACSKTAGEATAMVDRMKQEVEETAFLAEVERAHQAVAWSKILAAQMSAGKQNWWEVDVEALGADELPVFVRALEVLRTDVQRHLDAMESSRKEKMQP; from the coding sequence ATGGCAAAAGACCTCTCCCAAGAGTTTGGCGCCCACGTCACCGTTGCCGCGTTCTCCCCCACTAGTGAGCCCAAAGCCTACGGAGCACCCACCGCCGACTCCTTCCTCCGCACCTACCTCCCCGAGATCCATAGCTCGTCGTCTCCAGCTTGTTCTAAAACAGCGGGGGAGGCCACCGCCATGGTTGACAGAATgaagcaggaggtggaggagaccgCTTTCCTGGCTGAGGTGGAAAGGGCGCATCAGGCTGTCGCATGGTCGAAGATCTTGGCGGCTCAAATGAGCGCGGGGAAACAGAACTGGTGGGAGGTGGACGTGGAAGCTCTCGGAGCGGACGAGCTGCCAGTGTTCGTCAGGGCATTGGAGGTGCTAAGGACCGATGTCCAACGCCACCTCGATGCAATGGAATCATCCCGGAAGGAGAAGATGCAACCTTAA